From Campylobacter lari, the proteins below share one genomic window:
- a CDS encoding phosphopantetheine-binding protein, whose protein sequence is DFMVNMSDIKTIFSNIGRNDIDENVDDLFEKKIMDSIAIMDLVGAIEDFYGIEIDFDYLEYDNFKNLFTIQNMIESILSNE, encoded by the coding sequence GATTTTATGGTTAATATGAGTGATATAAAAACTATATTTAGTAATATAGGCAGAAATGATATTGATGAAAATGTTGATGATTTGTTTGAAAAAAAAATAATGGATAGTATTGCTATAATGGATTTAGTTGGTGCAATAGAAGATTTTTATGGTATAGAGATTGATTTTGATTATTTGGAGTATGATAATTTTAAAAATTTATTTACCATACAAAATATGATTGAGAGTATTTTATCAAATGAATAA